In the Chryseobacterium sp. MYb264 genome, one interval contains:
- a CDS encoding DUF4270 family protein, protein MTNTIKRNFFILFLAIFGGGLLYNCEPDADTLGEQLFQDDAAQGKEIAFDLIGYNINNLDSIQSDASKLGSAVLGAFDESQFGMQKASYLTQVRLPSYAPDFGTNAKVDSVVLVIKPTYASDSVTTTTNEDYIYKDPSGDIAAKKVVNTYPINRYGKAKKTMTLKVHEVTEFLNGYSDKASSKKEYAYDQNSEIGSKVLDGNVNLVTITKDSDASSIYTSSAVGIRVKLDSAFFQNKIIAKKGQAELSDVSNFIRYFKGLRISVAENDGYLMNFGPNDMELVMYYKNDKTENGTTTRPQTTYTFSVGSGNTHIGSYAYTRSSNYTAAINGADKANGDAKLYTQGMGGASIGVNFSKTTIDSLKQLYQEKKAAIIGARIRIYTDASWTNKYYKPTAFNIVQGEVEDPAKGLNKYAFTTDWSTLGAGGAPNFAFYRTYNLDKDQSYYEFTVTQSLKDIVEGKEGVDYTKQFYRIDLGSFLQTSTGALVGHQYTSRAYDRNRAVFVGSDKGNAKRIKVRVIYGTK, encoded by the coding sequence ATGACTAATACGATTAAAAGAAATTTCTTTATCCTTTTTTTGGCGATTTTTGGAGGTGGCCTGCTTTATAACTGCGAACCGGATGCAGATACCCTGGGTGAGCAATTGTTTCAGGATGATGCGGCACAGGGAAAAGAAATCGCATTCGACCTGATAGGATATAATATCAATAATCTGGACAGTATCCAGAGTGACGCTTCCAAACTCGGATCTGCTGTCCTTGGAGCTTTCGATGAAAGTCAGTTTGGAATGCAGAAAGCCTCGTACCTTACCCAGGTGAGATTACCTTCTTATGCACCGGATTTTGGAACCAATGCAAAAGTAGACTCGGTTGTTTTGGTGATTAAACCTACGTATGCTTCTGATTCGGTGACGACCACTACCAATGAAGATTATATTTATAAAGATCCGTCGGGAGATATCGCTGCCAAAAAAGTGGTCAATACATATCCTATCAACAGATATGGTAAAGCAAAAAAAACAATGACGCTAAAAGTTCATGAGGTTACCGAATTCCTGAATGGATACTCTGACAAAGCCAGTTCTAAAAAGGAATATGCTTACGACCAAAATAGTGAGATCGGTTCTAAAGTTTTGGATGGGAACGTTAATTTGGTAACCATTACAAAGGATTCTGATGCTTCTTCAATTTATACATCGTCTGCTGTAGGAATCAGAGTGAAATTGGACTCTGCTTTCTTTCAGAATAAAATTATTGCTAAAAAAGGACAGGCTGAGTTAAGTGATGTCTCTAATTTTATCAGATATTTTAAAGGATTAAGAATTTCTGTGGCCGAGAATGACGGCTATTTAATGAATTTTGGTCCCAATGATATGGAACTTGTGATGTATTACAAGAATGATAAAACGGAAAATGGTACCACGACGAGACCTCAGACTACATATACATTTTCTGTAGGTTCAGGAAATACACATATCGGAAGCTATGCTTACACTAGATCCAGTAATTATACAGCCGCGATTAACGGAGCCGATAAAGCTAACGGAGACGCAAAATTGTATACTCAAGGCATGGGTGGGGCGTCTATCGGTGTTAATTTCTCAAAAACTACAATTGATTCACTGAAACAGTTGTACCAGGAAAAAAAGGCAGCAATTATTGGTGCCAGAATTAGAATCTATACGGATGCTTCATGGACAAATAAATATTACAAACCAACTGCGTTCAATATTGTACAGGGAGAGGTTGAAGATCCTGCCAAGGGGCTTAACAAGTATGCATTTACAACAGACTGGAGTACTCTCGGCGCTGGCGGAGCTCCTAATTTTGCATTTTACAGAACCTATAATCTTGATAAAGATCAGTCCTACTATGAATTTACTGTGACACAATCTCTTAAAGATATTGTTGAGGGTAAGGAAGGAGTAGATTACACTAAGCAGTTCTACAGAATTGATCTGGGAAGTTTCTTGCAAACCTCGACTGGAGCGCTTGTGGGACACCAGTATACTTCCAGAGCTTATGACAGAAACAGAGCTGTTTTTGTAGGATCTGATAAAGGTAATGCAAAAAGAATAAAGGTAAGAGTTATTTACGGAACAAAATAA